The following coding sequences lie in one Apium graveolens cultivar Ventura chromosome 3, ASM990537v1, whole genome shotgun sequence genomic window:
- the LOC141714494 gene encoding uncharacterized protein LOC141714494, translated as MEKLVYALILAARKLRPCFQAHRIEVRTAYPLRHILHKPESSGRMLKWAVELGQFDLEYCPRTAIKGQTLADFVLEFDEEVDDKAIVLAGPTSQESHQDEKKQELPHPWWTLHVDGAVNNNGSGVGIVLITPEGHRLMSAIHFKFYATNNDFEYETLINGLKLALEVGAVNLIVRSDSELVVNQVNGGFQARGPRTELYMRCAKCLLEKFSNARLESVPREENSNADALAKMGSQMDNVQLGQIPLGIQEIPSIPEVEVLQMQEIPQENWMTPIHNYIQTGAVPEDKLQARRLRYQAAKYVEYDGVLYKRGFNQPLLRCVDMEEGNYILREVHEGICGNHSGGGSLALKVLRQGYYWPTMREDAFNFVRACDPCQRFANYSNTPTSNITSLTSPWPFVMWGIDLIGELPKGKGV; from the coding sequence ATGGAAAAACTAGTATACGCTCTTATTCTTGCGGCACGAAAGCTAAGACCGTGTTTTCAGGCTCACCGAATAGAAGTTCGCACCGCTTATCCGCTTCGGCATATTCTACATAAACCCGAATCGTCAGGGAGAATGTTAAAATGGGCCGTGGAGCTAGGGCAGTTCGATTTGGAATATTGTCCTCGCACGGCAATCAAAGGACAAACATTGGCCGATTTCGTACTTGAGTTCGATGAAGAAGTTGATGATAAGGCCATAGTGCTGGCAGGACCAACCTCGCAAGAGAGTCATCAGGATGAAAAGAAGCAGGAACTCCCCCACCCTTGGTGGACATTACATGTGGACGGGGCCGTAAACAACAACGGGTCAGGTGTCGGGATTGTCTTGATCACTCCGGAGGGGCACCGCTTGATGAGTGCTAtccatttcaagttttatgctACCAACAATGATTTTGAGTATGAAACCTTGATCAACGGTCTGAAATTAGCTCTGGAGGTAGGGGCCGTGAATTTGATAGTTCGGAGTGATTCCGAATTAGTTGTGAACCAGGTCAATGGAGGATTCCAAGCCCGGGGACCGCGGACGGAGCTATATATGAGATGTGCAAAATGCCTACTGGAAAAATTTTCAAATGCCAGACTAGAAAGTGTTCCGCGAGAAGAAAATAGTAATGCGGATGCTTTGGCCAAGATGGGTTCACAAATGGACAACGTTCAACTTGGACAAATCCCTTTGGGAATCCAGGAAATTCCAAGTATTCCGGAGGTGGAAGTGCTTCAAATGCAAGAAATCCCACAAGAAAACTGGATGACTCCCATCCATAACTATATTCAGACAGGAGCTGTACCAGAGGACAAACTACAGGCTCGACGCCTTCGGTACCAGGCCGCAAAGTATGTCGAATATGACGGGGTACTATACAAGAGGGGATTTAACCAGCCACTATTACGTTGTGTGGACATggaagaaggaaattatattcTCAGAGAGGTGCACGAAGGGATTTGCGGAAATCACTCGGGGGGTGGTTCTTTAGCATTAAAAGTGCTCAGGCAAGGATACTACTGGCCGACTATGAGGGAAGATGCTTTCAATTTTGTTCGGGCTTGTGATCCTTGCCAGCGGTTCGCCAACTATTCCAACACCCCGACATCCAACATTACCTCATTGACAAGCCCCTGGCCTTTTGtcatgtggggaattgatctcaTTGGAGAGTTACCCAAAGGAAAGGGGGTGTGA